In Gammaproteobacteria bacterium, a genomic segment contains:
- a CDS encoding DUF853 domain-containing protein, which yields MYLGANPQIGSSVSLALPMANRHGLVAGATGTGKTVTLQTLAEGFSQAGVPVFLADVKGDLSGMALPGQAHAKISQRVEQLGLKDYRQRPFPVVFWDLFNRQGHPIRATVSDMGPALLANLLQLNDTQSGILQVIFKIADDEGLLLLDSKDLRALLSWVIENSKELKSEYGSLSSSSVAAIQRKLLALEQQGAEQFFGEPQVELRDLMQTDFSGNGVISILDATDLMQQPKLYAMFLLWLIAEMFEQLPEAGDTDKPKLVFFFDEAHLLFEDAPKELSDKIEQVVRLIRSKGVGIYFVTQSPLDIPENILGQLGNRVQHALRAFTPKDQKAVRAAAQTFRTNPKLNTETAITELGVGEALVSVLDPKGTPTPVERILICPPQSQIGPLTAEQRQQQLQKSPFKGRYDAVIDRESAYERLKQRAESTHPERQATATRPRGRPRQSVFEAMAKSAARAIGSSLGRQLVRGLLGSLLK from the coding sequence ATCTACTTAGGCGCCAACCCGCAAATCGGTTCCAGTGTTTCTTTGGCACTGCCCATGGCCAATCGCCACGGCTTAGTGGCCGGAGCCACGGGCACCGGTAAAACGGTGACATTACAAACCCTGGCGGAGGGGTTTTCCCAAGCCGGCGTACCTGTATTTCTGGCAGATGTAAAAGGAGACCTATCCGGTATGGCTCTGCCTGGCCAGGCACATGCGAAAATATCCCAACGGGTAGAGCAATTGGGCCTCAAGGACTACCGTCAACGCCCTTTCCCTGTTGTTTTTTGGGATTTATTCAACCGGCAGGGGCATCCCATTCGGGCCACAGTTTCGGACATGGGACCGGCTTTATTGGCCAATCTACTGCAATTGAATGACACCCAGAGTGGTATCCTGCAAGTCATCTTTAAAATAGCGGATGATGAGGGCCTGTTGTTGTTAGACAGCAAGGACTTACGCGCGCTGTTAAGCTGGGTCATAGAAAACAGCAAGGAACTGAAGTCTGAGTACGGTAGTTTGAGCAGCAGCAGTGTGGCCGCGATTCAACGCAAACTCCTTGCTCTGGAACAACAGGGCGCCGAACAGTTTTTTGGCGAACCGCAAGTGGAATTGCGCGACCTCATGCAAACGGATTTCTCCGGCAATGGTGTCATCAGCATCCTGGATGCCACAGATCTCATGCAACAACCCAAACTGTATGCCATGTTTCTGCTGTGGTTGATTGCGGAAATGTTTGAACAATTACCGGAAGCCGGTGATACAGACAAACCCAAGTTAGTGTTTTTTTTTGATGAAGCGCATTTATTATTTGAAGATGCACCTAAAGAACTGAGTGATAAAATCGAGCAAGTGGTTCGACTGATTCGCTCCAAGGGCGTAGGCATCTACTTTGTCACTCAAAGCCCGTTGGATATACCGGAAAACATCCTGGGACAATTGGGTAATCGGGTACAGCACGCGTTACGGGCATTTACCCCCAAAGATCAAAAAGCCGTTCGTGCTGCAGCACAAACCTTCCGAACCAACCCCAAGCTGAATACGGAAACGGCAATCACTGAGTTGGGTGTAGGCGAAGCACTGGTGTCCGTGCTGGACCCCAAGGGTACTCCCACTCCAGTAGAGCGCATCCTCATTTGCCCGCCCCAATCTCAAATCGGCCCATTAACGGCGGAACAGCGACAACAACAGTTACAGAAGTCACCGTTTAAAGGCCGTTATGATGCCGTGATAGACCGGGAGTCCGCCTACGAACGACTCAAACAAAGAGCCGAATCCACTCATCCGGAGCGACAAGCGACAGCCACTCGACCCCGCGGCCGTCCGCGCCAAAGCGTGTTTGAGGCCATGGCCAAGAGCGCGGCCCGGGCCATCGGCAGCTCTCTGGGCCGACAACTGGTCCGAGGACTGCTGGGATCCCTGCTGAAATAA
- a CDS encoding flagellar basal body-associated FliL family protein produces MKMRFLMFALLTLICAPSFGAGGGGGNSLYLPLGSPFVVNIKDHSGIRFLQITSEARLTDPAVGDEVKHHMALIRHIMIMLFSQQTPQSIGNLEGKEKLREQTLAAVQTALQEETGKDLIENIYFTGFVVQ; encoded by the coding sequence ATGAAAATGCGTTTTCTGATGTTTGCTCTGCTCACCTTGATTTGCGCACCGAGTTTTGGCGCCGGTGGTGGTGGTGGCAATTCCTTATACCTGCCTCTGGGCTCGCCCTTTGTTGTCAATATCAAAGACCATTCCGGTATTCGATTTCTACAAATCACCTCAGAGGCCAGACTCACTGACCCCGCTGTAGGTGATGAAGTTAAGCATCACATGGCTTTAATCCGCCATATTATGATCATGTTGTTTAGCCAACAAACACCACAGAGCATTGGCAATCTGGAAGGGAAAGAAAAGTTGCGCGAGCAAACCCTGGCGGCGGTACAAACTGCATTACAGGAAGAAACCGGTAAAGATCTCATTGAAAACATTTATTTTACCGGTTTTGTCGTTCAGTAA
- a CDS encoding AMP-binding protein yields the protein MDTKRQPASDEPIWVKSYPHGIPAEVDIHAYQSIVAVLEQSSQRFSESPAFSNMGRSISYSELGRLTQDFAAYLQSLGLKRGDKVAIMMPNVLQYPIAIFGCLRAGVTVTNINPLYTPRELKHQLNDSGAKCIIILENFCHVLAQVIPDTAVQTVITTRLGDLLGFPKSAIVNFVVKHIKKMVPAFQLSGSISFSRALDEGASRNLQAVDLSAEDIAFIQYTAGTTGESKGVLLTHGNIVANLQQISAWLGPHVEEGKELIVTPLPLYHIFSLTANCLYFMKIGARIHLITNPRDFKGFVKELSGLPFTAITGVNTLFNALLNTPGFAQLDFSKLKITLGGGMAVQRAVAERWKEVTGDVLVEAYGLTETSPAVCINPIDMAQYNGKIGLPIPSTECSIQDDQGNMLAPGEPGELCVRGPQVMQGYLGRPEQTAKVLKDDGWFHTGDMSTMDENGYVQILERKDDMILVSGFNVYPNEVESVIVEHPGVLEVAVIGVPDEKSGEVVKAFVVKKDPALTENQIREHCKQGLTAYKVPKQVEFIDSLPKSNVGKILRRQLR from the coding sequence ATGGATACAAAACGACAACCGGCTTCTGACGAGCCCATATGGGTCAAGTCCTATCCACACGGCATACCTGCGGAAGTGGATATTCACGCGTACCAGTCCATTGTTGCGGTGCTGGAGCAAAGCTCGCAGCGTTTCAGTGAGAGTCCCGCTTTTTCCAATATGGGGCGTAGTATCAGTTACTCCGAACTGGGACGTTTGACTCAGGATTTCGCTGCTTATTTGCAGTCTCTGGGGCTAAAACGCGGCGACAAAGTGGCGATTATGATGCCCAATGTTTTGCAATACCCCATCGCCATTTTCGGTTGTTTGCGGGCCGGGGTGACAGTGACCAATATCAATCCTTTGTACACCCCAAGAGAATTGAAGCACCAGCTCAATGATTCGGGTGCCAAATGCATAATCATATTAGAGAATTTTTGTCATGTCCTGGCGCAAGTTATCCCGGACACAGCGGTTCAAACGGTTATTACCACACGTCTTGGGGATTTATTGGGTTTTCCCAAATCCGCTATTGTGAATTTTGTGGTCAAACACATTAAGAAAATGGTACCGGCTTTTCAATTGAGCGGCAGTATTTCTTTTAGTCGTGCTTTGGATGAAGGTGCGAGCCGGAATTTACAAGCGGTGGACTTGAGTGCTGAGGATATTGCGTTCATTCAATATACGGCCGGCACTACGGGAGAGTCCAAAGGGGTATTGCTCACTCACGGCAATATCGTGGCCAATTTACAGCAAATATCTGCCTGGTTGGGGCCGCATGTGGAGGAAGGCAAAGAGCTGATTGTGACTCCTTTACCCCTGTATCATATTTTTTCCCTGACAGCTAACTGCCTGTATTTTATGAAAATCGGCGCTAGAATTCATCTGATCACCAATCCCAGGGATTTCAAAGGGTTTGTCAAAGAGTTATCGGGATTGCCTTTTACGGCCATTACAGGGGTAAACACTTTGTTTAACGCCTTGCTGAATACACCGGGGTTTGCGCAGCTGGATTTTTCCAAGTTAAAAATCACTCTGGGTGGAGGTATGGCCGTGCAGCGCGCGGTAGCGGAACGCTGGAAAGAAGTGACCGGCGATGTGTTGGTGGAAGCTTATGGTTTGACCGAAACCTCGCCGGCTGTGTGTATCAATCCTATCGATATGGCGCAATACAACGGTAAAATCGGTTTGCCTATTCCCTCAACGGAGTGCTCCATACAGGATGATCAAGGGAATATGTTAGCGCCGGGTGAGCCGGGTGAGCTTTGTGTGCGGGGACCGCAAGTGATGCAAGGTTACCTGGGACGACCGGAACAGACGGCGAAAGTACTTAAGGATGACGGCTGGTTCCATACCGGCGATATGAGTACTATGGATGAAAATGGTTATGTGCAAATTCTGGAACGTAAGGATGACATGATCCTGGTTTCCGGTTTTAACGTTTATCCTAACGAAGTGGAAAGCGTTATTGTGGAACATCCGGGGGTACTGGAGGTTGCGGTTATCGGTGTGCCGGATGAAAAATCCGGAGAGGTGGTGAAGGCATTTGTGGTCAAGAAAGATCCCGCCTTAACAGAAAACCAAATTCGTGAACATTGCAAGCAGGGTTTGACCGCCTACAAGGTTCCCAAACAGGTGGAATTTATCGATTCTCTGCCCAAATCCAATGTGGGTAAAATATTACGGCGGCAACTGCGTTAA